In Pseudomonas oryzicola, one DNA window encodes the following:
- a CDS encoding NAD(P)/FAD-dependent oxidoreductase, with the protein MDPIYDTLIIGAGIAGASLGYRLAGQQKVLLLEREAQPGYHSTGRSAAMFMEAYGTPQIQALTRASRAFYQAPPQGFCEHPLLEPRGCLYVASLEQRGLLEQAHAQNLANGTEVSLLDRDAALALVPCLRGETLAGAVLEPGAMDLDVHALHQGFLRGYRVAGGELRCNAELIRACHQDELWQVELGDGSSVQARQLVNAAGAWADRVAEQCGVVPIGLQPCRRSAFTFPGPADQDFARWPAVIGVDESFYFKPDAGQLLGSPANADPVEPQDAAPEELDVALGIFNIEAMTTLAIRRPSHTWAGLRSFVADGDLVIGFDMHAPGFFWLAAQGGYGIQSAAGASRLAADLLLGQPLCPALVSQGVAPERLSPARFQQP; encoded by the coding sequence ATGGACCCTATCTACGACACCCTGATCATCGGCGCCGGCATCGCCGGAGCATCGCTGGGCTATCGCCTGGCGGGTCAGCAGAAGGTGCTGCTGCTCGAGCGTGAGGCGCAGCCTGGCTACCATTCCACCGGGCGTTCGGCAGCGATGTTCATGGAGGCTTATGGCACTCCGCAGATCCAGGCATTGACCCGCGCCAGCCGGGCCTTCTACCAAGCGCCACCGCAGGGCTTCTGCGAGCACCCGCTGCTGGAGCCGCGTGGCTGCCTGTATGTGGCCAGCCTGGAACAGCGTGGGCTGCTCGAGCAGGCCCATGCACAGAACCTGGCCAACGGCACCGAAGTCAGCTTGCTCGACCGCGATGCCGCCTTGGCCCTGGTGCCGTGCCTGCGTGGCGAGACGCTGGCCGGCGCGGTGCTGGAACCGGGTGCGATGGATCTGGACGTGCACGCCCTGCACCAGGGGTTTCTGCGCGGCTATCGGGTTGCCGGCGGCGAGTTGCGCTGCAACGCCGAGCTGATCCGGGCCTGCCACCAGGATGAGTTGTGGCAGGTTGAGCTGGGCGATGGCAGCAGCGTGCAGGCGCGCCAGCTGGTCAATGCTGCAGGTGCCTGGGCCGACCGCGTGGCCGAGCAGTGCGGCGTAGTGCCGATCGGCCTGCAACCGTGCCGGCGCAGCGCGTTCACCTTCCCCGGCCCGGCAGACCAGGACTTCGCCCGCTGGCCGGCGGTGATTGGCGTCGACGAAAGCTTCTACTTCAAGCCCGACGCCGGCCAACTGCTGGGTTCGCCAGCCAATGCCGACCCGGTCGAACCCCAGGACGCCGCGCCTGAAGAACTCGACGTGGCACTGGGTATCTTCAACATCGAAGCCATGACCACCCTGGCGATCCGTCGGCCAAGCCACACGTGGGCCGGGTTGCGCTCGTTCGTCGCCGACGGTGATCTGGTGATCGGTTTCGACATGCACGCGCCAGGGTTTTTCTGGCTGGCGGCACAAGGTGGCTATGGTATCCAGTCCGCTGCAGGCGCCTCGCGCCTGGCTGCCGACCTGCTGCTCGGCCAGCCGTTGTGCCCCGCACTTGTCAGCCAGGGCGTGGCGCCCGAGCGCCTGTCTCCGGCCCGTTTCCAG
- a CDS encoding helix-turn-helix domain-containing protein yields MPAALPLLDRAVVGQRLRQVRKTRQMTLKQLSEASGVPVSTLSKMELAQVSVSYEKLAAAARALNVDIAQLLRAGGTVAAPAPVTVVVDSLPTAAGYSTGTYDYHPIAGDFPERRMTPAYARIIARERGQFDDFIRHPGQEFAVVLRGRVRIEFETGEAVSIGPQETAYFDSQVGHIYLSESDDGGDAHVMVVMTDR; encoded by the coding sequence ATGCCCGCTGCCCTACCCCTGCTGGACCGTGCCGTTGTCGGCCAGCGCCTGCGCCAGGTGCGCAAGACACGCCAGATGACCCTGAAGCAATTGTCCGAGGCCAGTGGTGTACCAGTGTCCACCTTGTCGAAAATGGAACTGGCCCAGGTTTCGGTGAGCTACGAAAAACTCGCCGCCGCCGCCCGGGCGCTGAATGTCGACATTGCCCAGCTGCTGCGTGCTGGTGGCACGGTCGCCGCTCCGGCACCGGTGACCGTAGTGGTCGATTCGCTGCCGACGGCGGCGGGCTACTCGACCGGCACCTATGACTATCACCCGATCGCCGGTGACTTCCCCGAGCGCCGCATGACCCCGGCTTATGCGCGCATCATCGCGCGCGAACGCGGGCAGTTCGATGATTTCATCCGTCACCCTGGGCAAGAGTTCGCCGTGGTACTGCGCGGGCGCGTGCGCATCGAATTCGAAACCGGCGAAGCAGTGAGCATCGGGCCACAGGAGACCGCGTATTTCGACAGCCAGGTGGGGCATATCTACCTGTCGGAGAGTGACGACGGCGGCGATGCGCATGTGATGGTGGTGATGACCGATCGCTGA
- a CDS encoding sulfite exporter TauE/SafE family protein, giving the protein MDVGSFGFTIAGLIVGFIVGMTGVGGGSLMTPILLWFGISPATAVGTDLLYAAVTKASGVWVHARNQNVDWKITGLLSLGSVPAAALTLWFLSTLHTDTSALNAIIKQGLAVVLILTALAILFKSRLQAFASRHAGDHYHLSERNLNILTVLTGVVLGVMVTLTSIGAGALGTVALFLLYPFLVTRRLVGTEIAHAVPLTLVAGLGHAGMGNMDWSLLGYLLLGSLPGIYLGSHLTGRISDRVLRPCLATMLLLIGYKLAF; this is encoded by the coding sequence ATGGATGTAGGTTCTTTCGGTTTCACCATTGCGGGCCTGATCGTGGGTTTCATCGTCGGCATGACCGGCGTCGGTGGCGGCTCGCTGATGACCCCGATCCTGTTGTGGTTTGGCATCAGCCCGGCAACAGCGGTCGGTACCGACCTGCTCTATGCCGCCGTGACCAAGGCCAGTGGCGTCTGGGTGCATGCGCGTAACCAGAACGTCGACTGGAAGATCACTGGCCTGCTGAGCCTGGGCAGCGTGCCCGCAGCGGCGCTGACCCTGTGGTTCCTCAGTACCTTGCATACCGACACTTCGGCGCTCAACGCGATCATCAAGCAAGGCCTGGCGGTGGTGCTGATCCTCACCGCGTTGGCCATCCTGTTCAAATCGCGCCTGCAAGCCTTCGCCAGCCGTCATGCCGGCGACCACTACCACCTCAGCGAGCGCAACCTGAACATCCTTACCGTGCTCACCGGCGTGGTGCTGGGGGTGATGGTCACCCTCACCTCCATCGGTGCCGGCGCACTGGGTACCGTGGCGCTGTTCCTGCTGTACCCGTTCCTGGTCACGCGCCGCCTGGTCGGTACCGAAATTGCCCACGCCGTGCCACTGACCTTGGTGGCGGGCCTGGGCCATGCGGGCATGGGCAACATGGACTGGTCGCTGCTGGGTTACCTGCTGCTGGGCTCGCTGCCGGGCATCTACCTTGGCAGCCACCTCACCGGGCGGATTTCCGACCGCGTGCTGCGCCCGTGCCTGGCGACGATGCTACTGCTGATCGGCTACAAACTGGCGTTCTGA
- a CDS encoding histidine phosphatase family protein, with protein MKAVRLTLICHALTQAQKTGRLHHADDAILPLASSPFADLSGVSVLTAPERRACETAALLSGGVEVEPALADCDLGRWRGLALKQLQAEQPQALAEWLQNPASDVHGGESFSALCQRMADWLAAFDRSGEWIAITHPMNMRAVLVQVLGCPLGAGQRIDVLPLSRLDLSFTGQWRLRLG; from the coding sequence GTGAAAGCCGTCCGCCTGACCCTGATCTGCCATGCCCTGACCCAGGCCCAGAAGACCGGGCGTCTACACCATGCCGACGACGCTATCCTGCCGTTGGCCAGCTCGCCTTTCGCTGACCTTTCCGGGGTGTCGGTGCTGACCGCGCCAGAGCGGCGGGCGTGCGAAACAGCGGCATTATTGTCAGGAGGGGTAGAGGTCGAGCCAGCGCTGGCTGATTGCGACCTGGGGCGTTGGCGCGGGCTGGCGTTGAAGCAGTTGCAGGCCGAGCAACCGCAGGCTTTGGCCGAATGGCTGCAGAACCCGGCCAGTGATGTGCACGGTGGGGAGTCGTTTTCCGCGCTTTGCCAGCGCATGGCCGACTGGCTGGCGGCCTTCGACAGGTCGGGTGAATGGATTGCAATCACCCACCCGATGAACATGCGCGCAGTGCTGGTGCAGGTGCTCGGCTGCCCGCTGGGTGCCGGCCAGCGGATCGACGTGTTGCCGCTGTCGCGCCTGGACCTGAGTTTTACCGGGCAGTGGCGCCTGCGCCTCGGATGA
- a CDS encoding MFS transporter → MHSHQPSRPLGAGKRLLKIPRSVWALGFVSMFMDISSEMIHALLPLYMVTVLGTSVVAVGFIEGIAEATASITKVFSGALSDRLGRRKLLTVLGYGLGALTKPVFPLAAGLGWLIAARFIDRVGKGIRGAPRDALVADVTPAELRGAAFGLRQALDTVGAFVGPLLAIALMWMTASHFQTVFWVAVIPAFVAVYILVAFVREPETPANAKPVRSPLALRALVRLGPAYWRLIGLATLFTLARFSEAFLLLRAQGMGLEPLWAPAVLVLMALAYSLSAYPAGALSDHMGRRAVLIIGLGLLIAADLLLALVPGWAGLALGVAAWGLHLGFSQGIFAAMIADSAPVDLRGTAFGLFNLLTGVALLAASVVAGLLWDGAGFQATFLAGAGFASATLLGVVLLR, encoded by the coding sequence ATGCATAGCCACCAACCAAGCCGTCCCCTGGGCGCCGGCAAACGCCTGCTGAAGATCCCCCGTAGCGTCTGGGCGTTGGGCTTCGTTTCGATGTTCATGGATATTTCTTCGGAAATGATCCACGCCCTGCTGCCGTTGTACATGGTCACGGTGCTCGGCACCTCGGTGGTCGCGGTGGGCTTTATCGAGGGCATCGCCGAGGCGACGGCCTCGATCACCAAGGTGTTTTCTGGAGCCCTGAGCGACCGCCTGGGCAGACGCAAGCTGCTGACGGTGCTGGGCTATGGCCTGGGGGCGCTGACCAAGCCGGTGTTTCCCTTGGCCGCGGGTTTGGGGTGGCTGATCGCGGCGCGCTTCATCGACCGGGTCGGCAAGGGTATTCGCGGGGCGCCGCGGGATGCGCTGGTGGCCGATGTCACCCCGGCTGAACTGCGCGGTGCGGCCTTCGGCCTGCGCCAGGCACTCGACACGGTCGGCGCCTTCGTGGGGCCGTTACTGGCCATCGCATTGATGTGGATGACGGCGAGCCATTTCCAGACCGTGTTCTGGGTGGCGGTGATCCCGGCGTTCGTCGCGGTGTACATCCTTGTCGCCTTCGTGCGCGAGCCTGAAACACCCGCCAACGCCAAGCCGGTGCGCTCACCTCTGGCACTGCGCGCACTGGTTCGCCTGGGGCCGGCCTATTGGCGGCTGATCGGCCTGGCCACGCTGTTCACCCTCGCCCGCTTCAGCGAGGCGTTCCTGCTGTTGCGCGCGCAGGGCATGGGCCTGGAACCTTTGTGGGCACCGGCGGTGCTGGTGCTGATGGCCCTGGCCTACTCGCTGTCAGCCTATCCCGCCGGGGCCCTGTCGGACCACATGGGCCGGCGTGCGGTATTGATAATCGGGCTGGGCCTGCTGATTGCCGCCGACCTGCTGCTGGCCCTGGTGCCAGGCTGGGCCGGGCTTGCCTTGGGGGTTGCCGCCTGGGGCCTGCACCTGGGTTTCAGCCAAGGCATCTTTGCCGCCATGATTGCCGACAGCGCCCCCGTCGACCTGCGTGGTACAGCCTTCGGGCTGTTCAACCTGCTGACCGGGGTGGCGCTGCTGGCGGCCAGCGTGGTGGCTGGGCTGCTGTGGGACGGTGCCGGTTTCCAGGCGACCTTCCTGGCCGGCGCAGGCTTTGCCAGCGCCACCCTGCTGGGCGTAGTGTTGTTGCGCTGA
- a CDS encoding ABC transporter ATP-binding protein/permease, whose product MEMNWHQALQESLSWLAIASFTTLVCFAAAATLAVRFTRWGSQFWQLAGPYFNFRRSWRPLLVFALLLVLTLFSVRLNVLFSFWYNGFYSALQGLDQAAFWYLLGVFAVLATIHVLRSLFNFYVSQAFSIKWRVWLTERLTHDWMQGDAYYRGQFLAEPVDNPDQRIELDVNAFVSSSVSLALGAVSALVSLVAFTGILWGLSAPLAIAGVEIPRAMVFAVYLYVIVATWIAFRLGRPLIRLNFLNEKLTANFRYALMRLRENAENIAFYQGAQVERGTLLSCFGALILNAWALVYRNLKFSGFNLGVSQVAVVFPFILQAPRFFSGAIKLGDVMQTSQAFGQVQDSLSFFRESYDTFAQYRATLDRLTGFLDANAQASALPRVTTQDQAQALEIAGLQVLRPDGHTLIADLELNLSAGQALLIKGPSGSGKTTLLRALAGLWPYAEGAVRRPMGHQALFLSQRPYLPLGDLRTVIAYPEAGNPADATRMQQVLRQVNLAHLAERLEVNCDWSHILSVGEQQRLAFARVLFNRPQVVFLDESTSAMDEGLEHALYALLRMEMPTTLLVSVGHRSTLAGFHTHRLEVDGQGGWSLLEQHPALV is encoded by the coding sequence ATGGAAATGAACTGGCACCAGGCCCTGCAAGAGAGCCTGAGCTGGCTGGCAATCGCCTCGTTCACCACCCTTGTCTGCTTTGCTGCAGCCGCCACGCTGGCCGTGCGCTTTACGCGCTGGGGCAGCCAGTTCTGGCAGCTTGCCGGGCCCTATTTCAATTTCAGGCGCAGTTGGCGGCCACTGCTGGTGTTCGCACTGCTGCTGGTGCTGACGCTATTCTCGGTGCGCCTGAACGTGCTGTTCTCGTTCTGGTACAACGGCTTCTACAGCGCCTTGCAGGGCCTTGATCAAGCTGCCTTCTGGTACCTGCTGGGCGTCTTCGCGGTGTTGGCCACCATCCACGTACTGCGCTCGCTGTTCAACTTTTATGTAAGCCAGGCGTTCAGCATCAAATGGCGGGTGTGGCTGACCGAGCGCCTGACCCACGACTGGATGCAGGGGGATGCCTACTACCGTGGCCAGTTCCTCGCTGAGCCGGTAGACAACCCCGACCAGCGAATCGAGCTGGACGTCAACGCCTTCGTCAGCAGCTCGGTGAGCCTTGCGCTGGGCGCGGTCAGCGCGCTGGTGTCGCTGGTGGCCTTCACCGGGATTCTCTGGGGGCTGTCCGCCCCGTTGGCGATCGCCGGCGTGGAGATCCCCCGGGCAATGGTGTTTGCCGTATATCTGTATGTCATCGTCGCCACCTGGATTGCCTTCCGCCTCGGCCGCCCACTGATCCGCCTGAACTTCCTCAACGAGAAGCTCACGGCCAACTTCCGTTATGCACTGATGCGCCTGCGCGAGAATGCCGAAAACATCGCCTTCTACCAGGGCGCTCAGGTTGAGCGGGGCACCTTGCTGAGCTGCTTTGGCGCCTTGATCCTGAATGCCTGGGCACTGGTTTACCGAAACCTCAAGTTCAGTGGTTTCAACCTGGGTGTCAGCCAGGTTGCGGTGGTATTCCCGTTCATTCTCCAGGCCCCGCGCTTTTTCAGCGGGGCGATCAAGCTGGGTGATGTCATGCAGACCTCCCAGGCCTTTGGCCAGGTGCAGGATTCACTGTCGTTCTTCCGCGAATCGTATGATACGTTCGCCCAGTACCGGGCGACCCTTGACCGTCTTACCGGCTTCCTCGATGCCAACGCGCAGGCGAGTGCCCTGCCGCGTGTCACCACCCAGGACCAGGCACAGGCCCTGGAGATTGCAGGTCTGCAGGTGCTGCGCCCGGACGGGCATACCCTCATTGCCGACCTTGAGTTAAACCTGAGCGCCGGCCAGGCGCTGCTGATCAAGGGCCCGTCGGGCAGCGGCAAGACCACGCTGCTGCGTGCCCTGGCAGGCCTGTGGCCGTATGCCGAAGGCGCGGTCAGGCGGCCAATGGGTCATCAGGCTCTGTTCCTGTCGCAGCGCCCGTACCTGCCACTGGGCGATCTGCGCACCGTCATCGCCTATCCGGAGGCTGGCAATCCGGCAGACGCAACCCGAATGCAGCAGGTGTTGCGTCAGGTCAACCTTGCCCACCTGGCCGAGCGGTTGGAGGTCAATTGTGACTGGTCACACATTCTCTCGGTCGGTGAACAGCAGCGCCTGGCATTCGCGCGGGTTCTGTTCAACCGGCCCCAAGTGGTATTCCTCGACGAATCCACTTCCGCCATGGACGAAGGCCTCGAGCATGCCTTGTACGCGCTGTTGCGTATGGAAATGCCGACCACCTTGCTCGTCAGTGTGGGGCATCGCAGCACGTTGGCGGGGTTCCATACCCATCGCCTGGAAGTGGACGGGCAGGGTGGTTGGTCGTTACTGGAGCAGCATCCCGCGCTGGTGTAA
- the rhtA gene encoding threonine/homoserine exporter RhtA — protein sequence MNTQPRSLAATLFPIGLLLIAMASIQSGASLAKSMFPIVGAQGTTTLRLIFASIIMLLILRPWRVRMTAHTLRNVIIYGMALGGMNFLFYMALRTVPVGIAVALEFTGPLAVAILSSRRPIDFLWIALAIVGLLLLLPAADGGQALDPVGAAYALGAGVCWALYILFGQRAGAEHGIQTAALGVVVAALFVAPIGIAHAGSTLLTPAVIPMALGVAVLSTALPYSLEMVALTRIPARTFGTLMSIEPAFGALSGLLLLGEVLTLTQWLAILAIIMASVGTTLSMRKEPSPAVAAD from the coding sequence ATGAACACCCAGCCTCGCAGCCTGGCCGCTACCCTCTTTCCGATCGGCCTGCTGCTCATCGCCATGGCATCGATACAGTCCGGTGCCTCTCTGGCGAAAAGCATGTTTCCCATCGTCGGCGCCCAAGGCACCACCACCCTCCGCCTGATCTTCGCCAGCATCATCATGCTGCTGATTTTGCGCCCTTGGCGGGTGCGCATGACTGCCCACACCCTGCGTAACGTAATCATCTATGGCATGGCCCTGGGCGGCATGAACTTCCTCTTCTATATGGCGCTGCGCACGGTACCGGTCGGCATCGCCGTGGCACTGGAGTTCACCGGGCCATTGGCCGTGGCGATCCTGTCCTCGCGGCGGCCAATCGACTTCCTGTGGATTGCCCTGGCCATCGTCGGCCTGCTGCTATTGCTACCGGCCGCTGATGGCGGGCAGGCGCTCGACCCGGTCGGCGCTGCCTACGCCCTGGGCGCCGGGGTATGCTGGGCCCTGTACATCCTGTTCGGCCAACGCGCCGGGGCCGAACACGGCATCCAGACTGCCGCGCTGGGGGTTGTAGTCGCTGCCCTGTTCGTCGCGCCCATCGGTATCGCCCACGCTGGCAGCACATTGCTCACACCCGCCGTGATCCCCATGGCCCTGGGCGTTGCAGTTCTGTCCACTGCCCTGCCCTATAGCCTGGAAATGGTCGCACTCACACGCATCCCGGCACGCACGTTCGGCACCCTGATGAGCATCGAACCGGCGTTCGGGGCACTCTCCGGCCTGCTGTTGCTCGGCGAAGTGCTGACGCTCACTCAATGGCTGGCGATTCTGGCGATCATCATGGCCTCGGTCGGCACCACCTTGTCCATGCGCAAGGAGCCCAGCCCGGCGGTCGCCGCAGACTGA